The Kineococcus mangrovi genome includes a window with the following:
- a CDS encoding amino acid ABC transporter permease, translating into MSDTARAVPPAAADPRSAPALPLTVLPARHPWRWVATAVVAVLAAMAVNALVTNPAWEWPTVAQFLFSATILEAMWLTVRLTLVGTAIGLALGTVLALMRMSRNPLLKGVSFTYTSVFRSVPLILQLLFWYNLAILYEVVGFGIPFGPQFWTFPTQNLVGPLTAAFLGLGLHQAAYFAEIVRSGFLAVDPGQREAAAALGIPQVRQFWRIQLPQALRIIVPTTGNEVIGLLKGTSVVYVMALPELFYQVQVVYNRTGRVIPLLLVAAVWYVVLTTVLSVLQWLVERHYGWGSSRADTPPPFLQLLRSARAARARRRGATR; encoded by the coding sequence ATGAGCGACACCGCACGTGCCGTCCCGCCCGCGGCGGCAGACCCGCGGTCCGCCCCGGCCCTGCCGCTCACGGTGCTGCCGGCCCGCCACCCGTGGCGCTGGGTGGCCACGGCCGTCGTCGCGGTGCTGGCCGCGATGGCCGTCAACGCCCTCGTCACCAACCCCGCCTGGGAGTGGCCGACCGTGGCGCAGTTCCTGTTCTCGGCCACGATCCTGGAGGCGATGTGGCTCACGGTCCGGCTGACCCTCGTCGGGACCGCCATCGGCCTGGCCCTCGGCACCGTGCTGGCTCTGATGCGGATGTCGCGCAACCCGCTGCTCAAGGGCGTCAGCTTCACCTACACCAGCGTCTTCCGCTCGGTCCCGCTCATCCTGCAGCTGCTGTTCTGGTACAACCTCGCGATCCTGTACGAGGTCGTCGGGTTCGGCATCCCGTTCGGCCCGCAGTTCTGGACGTTCCCGACCCAGAACCTTGTCGGGCCCCTGACAGCGGCGTTCCTCGGGCTCGGTCTGCACCAGGCGGCGTACTTCGCCGAGATCGTCCGGTCGGGTTTCCTCGCCGTCGACCCGGGGCAGCGGGAGGCGGCCGCGGCCCTGGGCATCCCCCAGGTCCGGCAGTTCTGGCGGATCCAGTTGCCGCAGGCCCTGCGCATCATCGTGCCGACCACGGGGAACGAGGTCATCGGACTGCTCAAGGGGACCTCGGTCGTCTACGTCATGGCGCTGCCCGAACTCTTCTACCAGGTCCAGGTCGTCTACAACCGCACCGGGAGGGTGATACCGCTGCTGCTGGTCGCCGCCGTCTGGTACGTGGTCCTCACCACCGTCCTGTCGGTGCTGCAGTGGCTCGTCGAGCGCCACTACGGCTGGGGCAGTTCCCGCGCCGACACCCCACCGCCGTTCCTGCAGCTCCTGCGGTCCGCGCGTGCGGCCCGCGCTCGCCGCCGGGGAGCCACCCGATGA
- the metE gene encoding 5-methyltetrahydropteroyltriglutamate--homocysteine S-methyltransferase codes for MSQNAPTGHTQHPEWNATVLGYPRIGPDRETKKAMEALWAGRADLAATESALAAVRARTVRRLNALGLPAHDASIPSSFSAYDQVLDTAVAVGAVPERFADLVGADGRVDLGACSTMARGRGTLAPLEMTKWFDTNYHYLVPEIGPTTAFRFADDRGVREFSEALADGFLTRPVVVGPVTFLLLAKAADGGPEGFAPISRLEDLLAAYEGLLAAHAAAGATWVQLDEPGLVSESATARVDGLADLVRGAYERLAAVPGRPRLLVATPYGDAQEFLGALSAVEGIALDLVEGSAPADPSVLAGKTVVGGVVDGRNVWRGDLEEARESLRRMQGSAGRVVPGTSTSLLHVPHDVSRESALPERLRGWLSFADQKVAEVVLLGRALADPDGSGVAAGLADSAAARADRLGASGVVRPQVRDRLAALTPDAFRRSDHAVRRVAQETALGLPLLPTTTIGSFPQTSEIRRARAARSRGELAQEGYEEFLRAEIDRVVQLQEELGLDVLVHGEPERNDMVQYFAEQLDGFAVTEHGWVQSYGSRGVRPPILWGDVSRPAPITVPWSRYAASRTAKPVKGMLTGPVTILAWSFVRDDQPLGDTANQVALALRDEVADLEAAGIGIVQVDEPALRELLPLRTADQAAYLDWSVTAFRLATAGAADATQVHTHLCYSEFGEVIEAIDGLDADVTSIEAARSRMEVLEDVARAGFARGIGPGVYDIHSPRVPSAEEVVGLLRSAVGSVPAPQVWVNPDCGLKTRGYAETTESLRNLVEAARTVRAELLEGTPVAG; via the coding sequence ATGAGCCAGAACGCACCGACCGGTCACACCCAGCACCCCGAGTGGAACGCGACGGTCCTCGGCTACCCGCGGATCGGACCCGACCGGGAGACCAAGAAGGCCATGGAGGCGTTGTGGGCCGGGCGCGCCGACCTGGCCGCCACCGAATCGGCCCTGGCCGCCGTCCGCGCCCGGACGGTCCGGCGCCTCAACGCCCTCGGGCTGCCCGCCCACGACGCGTCCATCCCGTCCTCGTTCTCCGCCTACGACCAGGTCCTCGACACCGCCGTCGCCGTGGGGGCGGTGCCGGAGCGTTTCGCCGACCTCGTCGGGGCCGACGGCCGGGTGGACCTCGGGGCCTGCTCGACCATGGCCCGGGGGCGCGGGACGCTGGCCCCGTTGGAGATGACGAAGTGGTTCGACACGAACTACCACTACCTCGTCCCCGAGATCGGTCCCACGACGGCGTTCCGGTTCGCCGACGACCGCGGGGTCCGCGAGTTCTCCGAGGCGCTGGCCGACGGGTTCCTCACCCGCCCGGTCGTCGTGGGGCCGGTCACGTTCCTGCTCCTGGCCAAGGCCGCCGACGGCGGCCCGGAGGGTTTCGCGCCGATCAGCCGGCTCGAGGACCTGCTCGCCGCCTACGAGGGTCTGCTGGCAGCCCACGCCGCGGCGGGGGCCACCTGGGTCCAGCTCGACGAACCCGGTCTCGTGAGCGAGTCCGCGACGGCCCGTGTCGACGGCCTGGCCGACCTGGTGCGGGGGGCCTACGAGCGGCTCGCCGCGGTTCCGGGCCGCCCGCGGTTGCTGGTGGCCACGCCGTACGGGGACGCGCAGGAGTTCCTCGGTGCGTTGAGCGCGGTGGAGGGGATCGCGCTCGACCTCGTGGAGGGTTCCGCGCCGGCGGACCCGTCCGTCCTGGCGGGCAAGACCGTCGTCGGCGGCGTCGTGGACGGGCGCAACGTCTGGCGCGGGGACCTCGAGGAGGCGCGGGAGAGCCTGCGCCGGATGCAGGGGTCTGCCGGTCGCGTCGTCCCGGGCACCTCGACCTCGTTGCTGCACGTGCCGCACGACGTGTCCCGCGAGAGCGCTCTGCCGGAGCGGCTGCGCGGATGGCTGTCCTTCGCCGACCAGAAGGTGGCCGAGGTCGTCCTGCTGGGCCGGGCCCTGGCCGATCCGGACGGCTCCGGCGTGGCCGCGGGACTGGCCGACTCGGCCGCGGCCCGGGCCGATCGTCTCGGCGCCTCCGGCGTGGTGCGGCCGCAGGTGCGCGACCGGCTCGCCGCGCTGACCCCGGACGCGTTCCGGCGCAGCGACCACGCTGTGCGGCGGGTGGCGCAGGAGACGGCCCTGGGTCTGCCGCTGCTGCCGACGACCACCATCGGGTCCTTCCCGCAGACGTCCGAGATCCGCCGGGCGCGTGCTGCCCGGAGCCGGGGTGAGCTCGCGCAGGAGGGGTACGAGGAGTTCCTGCGCGCCGAGATCGACCGCGTCGTGCAGCTGCAGGAGGAGCTCGGCCTCGACGTCCTCGTCCACGGCGAACCCGAGCGCAACGACATGGTCCAGTACTTCGCCGAGCAGCTCGACGGGTTCGCGGTGACCGAGCACGGCTGGGTGCAGTCCTACGGCTCGCGCGGGGTCCGGCCGCCGATCCTGTGGGGCGACGTGTCGCGACCCGCGCCCATCACGGTGCCGTGGAGCAGGTACGCGGCGAGTCGGACGGCGAAACCCGTCAAGGGCATGTTGACGGGCCCGGTGACGATCCTCGCCTGGTCCTTCGTGCGCGACGACCAACCGTTGGGGGACACCGCGAACCAGGTCGCCCTCGCCCTGCGCGACGAGGTCGCCGACCTCGAGGCGGCGGGCATCGGGATCGTGCAGGTGGACGAACCCGCGCTGCGGGAGCTGCTGCCGCTGCGGACGGCCGACCAGGCGGCGTACCTCGACTGGTCCGTCACCGCCTTCCGGTTGGCCACCGCGGGGGCGGCCGACGCGACGCAGGTGCACACCCACCTGTGCTACTCCGAGTTCGGGGAGGTGATCGAGGCCATCGACGGCCTGGACGCCGACGTCACGAGCATCGAGGCGGCGCGTTCGCGGATGGAGGTGCTCGAGGACGTCGCCCGGGCCGGTTTCGCCCGCGGCATCGGTCCCGGCGTCTACGACATCCACTCCCCGCGCGTCCCGTCCGCCGAGGAGGTCGTGGGGCTGCTCCGGTCGGCCGTCGGCTCGGTGCCCGCACCCCAGGTCTGGGTGAACCCCGACTGCGGGCTCAAGACGCGGGGGTACGCCGAGACGACGGAGTCCCTGCGGAACCTCGTCGAGGCCGCGCGCACCGTACGGGCGGAACTGCTCGAGGGTACGCCCGTCGCGGGCTGA
- a CDS encoding methylenetetrahydrofolate reductase, protein MTLAPLVAGAAGRPTLSFELFPPRSPEGRNALWCRLSDLLATQPDFVSVTFGAAGATRGPSRDLMAHVLSSTAVPAMAHLTCVGSSRREVIDLACEFFDAGVRNVLALRGDPPVGTGAAQFRPHPDGVRTARDLVELLQVADRRRLAQRGGRLPVDVPPLSLAVAAFPRDRDGCELAVLRAKQDAGAQFAVCQVGWSAREYATFVARARAAGVTIPLLPGLAVTHEVRRLERIGELTGVPAPRALLAALDTDDVRVRRRAGTAFTSGVARDLLAVGAPGLHLYTFNAVEPVLDLLEQLHDHPDLTRPAERRPRAVGGRTR, encoded by the coding sequence ATGACCCTGGCGCCCCTCGTCGCCGGTGCGGCGGGACGGCCGACCCTGAGTTTCGAACTCTTCCCACCCCGCTCACCGGAGGGTCGGAACGCCCTGTGGTGCAGGCTGTCCGACCTGTTGGCGACGCAGCCGGACTTCGTGTCCGTCACGTTCGGGGCGGCCGGTGCCACGCGCGGACCCAGCCGGGACCTGATGGCCCACGTCCTGAGTTCCACGGCCGTGCCCGCGATGGCGCACCTGACGTGCGTCGGTTCCTCCCGCCGCGAGGTCATCGACCTGGCCTGCGAGTTCTTCGACGCCGGTGTCCGCAACGTCCTCGCCCTGCGCGGCGACCCGCCGGTGGGGACGGGTGCGGCGCAGTTCCGTCCCCACCCGGACGGCGTCCGGACGGCCCGCGACCTCGTCGAACTCCTCCAGGTCGCCGACCGGCGGCGCCTCGCACAGCGGGGTGGACGTCTCCCCGTCGACGTCCCCCCGCTCAGCCTCGCCGTCGCCGCCTTCCCGCGGGACCGCGACGGGTGCGAACTCGCGGTCCTGCGTGCCAAGCAGGACGCCGGCGCGCAGTTTGCCGTGTGCCAGGTCGGCTGGTCCGCCCGCGAGTACGCGACGTTCGTCGCACGCGCGCGAGCGGCGGGCGTCACCATCCCGCTCCTGCCCGGTCTCGCGGTGACCCACGAGGTGCGTCGGCTGGAACGGATCGGTGAACTCACGGGCGTACCCGCCCCCCGGGCCCTGCTCGCGGCACTGGACACCGACGACGTCCGGGTCCGCCGTCGGGCGGGGACCGCCTTCACCTCCGGGGTGGCGCGCGACCTGCTCGCCGTCGGTGCCCCCGGTCTGCACCTCTACACCTTCAACGCGGTCGAGCCCGTGCTCGACCTCCTCGAGCAGCTGCACGACCACCCGGACCTCACCCGACCCGCCGAACGCCGCCCCCGCGCGGTAGGAGGACGCACCCGATGA
- a CDS encoding aminotransferase class V-fold PLP-dependent enzyme, with product MSTSTLSPTRSRCPGPSGAVGALLPVVGAGTLVPLATGGSTTYANLDNAASAPALVAVAERVAQVLPHYASVHRGAGWLSRVSTALFEQAREGVGAFVGARPDDLVVLTRSTTDALDLLSRAVPAGGRVLVADVEHHANLLPWQRSARTTVVPGGVDAEETTTRLEAELATGRYALLTVAGASNVTGEVLPLRRLACAAHDAGTRIAVDGAQLLPHRRVDVGRDGVDYLALSGHKLYAPFGSGALVGRRDWLDVAEPYLAGGGATLDVRHDDVRWATGSDRHEAGSPNVVGAVALAQACTTLAALAPGALEEHEGALRARLVDGLETLTGVEVVRPRPRDAVGVVTCTVPGRSVSEVAAYLSAEHGIGVRDGRFCAHRFADALGLADGGLRISTGVGTTGAEVDRLLDALRRLVTSGPELRYGVVDGRWAPLSDPRPAPGSVLGAGGPLR from the coding sequence GTGAGCACCAGCACCCTGTCCCCCACCCGTTCGCGCTGCCCGGGGCCCTCCGGTGCCGTCGGCGCCCTGCTGCCCGTCGTCGGGGCCGGCACGCTCGTGCCGCTCGCGACGGGGGGTTCGACCACCTACGCCAACCTCGACAACGCCGCCAGCGCCCCGGCCCTCGTCGCCGTCGCCGAGCGGGTCGCGCAGGTGCTGCCGCACTACGCGAGCGTGCACCGCGGCGCCGGCTGGCTCTCCCGCGTCTCCACGGCGCTGTTCGAACAGGCCCGAGAGGGGGTCGGCGCCTTCGTGGGAGCACGCCCCGACGACCTCGTGGTCCTCACCCGCAGCACCACCGACGCCCTGGACCTCCTCTCGCGCGCCGTCCCGGCCGGGGGGCGCGTACTGGTCGCCGACGTGGAGCACCACGCCAACCTGCTGCCCTGGCAGCGGTCCGCCCGCACGACGGTGGTGCCCGGCGGCGTCGACGCCGAGGAGACCACCACCCGGCTGGAGGCCGAGCTGGCGACCGGCCGGTACGCACTGCTCACGGTGGCGGGTGCGTCCAACGTCACCGGGGAGGTGCTCCCGCTGCGGCGGCTGGCGTGCGCCGCCCACGACGCCGGGACGCGGATCGCGGTGGACGGGGCGCAGCTGTTGCCGCACCGGCGGGTCGACGTCGGGCGGGACGGGGTCGACTACCTCGCGTTGTCCGGCCACAAGCTCTACGCGCCCTTCGGCAGCGGGGCGCTCGTCGGCCGGCGCGACTGGCTGGACGTGGCCGAGCCGTACCTGGCCGGCGGGGGCGCGACGCTCGACGTGCGGCACGACGACGTGCGGTGGGCCACGGGATCCGACCGGCACGAGGCGGGGTCGCCGAACGTCGTCGGCGCGGTGGCGCTGGCGCAGGCGTGCACGACGCTCGCCGCGCTGGCGCCGGGTGCGCTGGAGGAGCACGAGGGGGCGTTGCGCGCACGGCTGGTGGACGGGCTGGAGACGCTGACCGGGGTCGAGGTCGTCCGGCCCCGTCCCCGCGACGCCGTCGGGGTCGTGACCTGCACCGTCCCCGGCCGCTCCGTCTCCGAGGTCGCGGCCTACCTGTCCGCCGAGCACGGCATCGGCGTGCGCGACGGCCGGTTCTGCGCCCACCGGTTCGCGGACGCCCTGGGGCTGGCCGACGGCGGCCTGCGCATCTCCACGGGCGTCGGCACCACGGGCGCCGAGGTCGACCGGCTGCTGGACGCGCTCCGGCGACTCGTCACGAGCGGCCCCGAGCTGCGGTACGGGGTCGTCGACGGGCGCTGGGCACCGCTGTCCGACCCCCGCCCGGCCCCCGGGTCGGTCCTCGGCGCCGGCGGACCGCTCCGGTGA
- a CDS encoding LLM class flavin-dependent oxidoreductase — MTTPVHLFLDVDGGGWHPAAWRWSRSTPDEVFSPGRLRGFAVTAQAHGLTGLTFEDSPLPDPRNPAGHLDAVQRAAFLAGTTEAVGLLPVAATTYSEPFHVAAQIASLDHSSAGRAGWIATTSPAAAARGVGLPVAQDPAGELADVVHAVRALWDSWEDDAVVRDVATGRYVDRDRLHHVDVDTGRWSVKGPLTVPRSPQGHAVVVVQEDDLRHRADRSTADVVLSGDAGARRSPGGPLVVLDVEVVLDTDAHPAVDRLAALEARAPAPDRGRIRWAGSGQALAAWLADLAGVVDGVRLHAAVLDEDLSTLLRTTFPALRAARVLQPPLPGATLRTTLGLERPANRYATGPALVRTGGDPR; from the coding sequence GTGACCACGCCTGTGCACCTGTTCCTGGACGTCGACGGAGGGGGGTGGCACCCCGCCGCGTGGCGCTGGTCGCGCAGCACCCCCGACGAGGTCTTCTCCCCCGGGCGGCTGCGCGGGTTCGCGGTGACCGCCCAGGCCCACGGCCTGACGGGGCTGACGTTCGAGGACTCGCCGCTGCCCGATCCGCGCAACCCCGCCGGGCACCTCGACGCGGTCCAGCGCGCGGCCTTCCTGGCCGGGACGACGGAGGCCGTCGGGCTGCTGCCCGTGGCGGCCACCACCTACTCCGAGCCGTTCCACGTGGCGGCCCAGATCGCCTCGCTCGACCACTCCAGCGCCGGACGCGCCGGGTGGATCGCCACGACGTCGCCGGCCGCCGCGGCGCGCGGCGTCGGCCTGCCCGTCGCGCAGGACCCGGCCGGTGAGCTCGCGGACGTGGTGCACGCGGTCCGGGCCCTCTGGGACTCCTGGGAGGACGACGCCGTCGTCCGCGACGTCGCCACCGGCCGGTACGTCGACCGCGACCGGTTGCACCACGTCGACGTCGACACCGGCCGCTGGTCGGTGAAGGGACCGCTGACCGTGCCCCGCTCACCCCAGGGGCACGCCGTCGTCGTGGTCCAGGAGGACGACCTGAGGCACCGGGCCGACCGCAGCACCGCGGACGTCGTGCTCAGCGGGGACGCGGGCGCGCGACGGTCCCCCGGTGGCCCGCTCGTCGTCCTCGACGTCGAGGTCGTCCTCGACACCGACGCGCACCCCGCGGTCGACCGCCTCGCGGCGCTGGAAGCGAGGGCACCGGCCCCGGACCGGGGCCGGATCCGCTGGGCGGGTTCCGGCCAGGCGCTGGCCGCGTGGCTCGCCGACCTGGCCGGGGTGGTCGACGGGGTCCGGCTGCACGCGGCCGTCCTCGACGAGGACCTCAGCACGCTCCTGCGCACCACGTTCCCGGCGCTGCGCGCCGCCCGCGTCCTGCAACCCCCGCTGCCGGGCGCCACGTTGCGCACCACCCTCGGGCTCGAACGCCCCGCCAACCGGTACGCCACCGGCCCCGCACTCGTGCGCACCGGAGGAGACCCCCGATGA
- a CDS encoding ATP-grasp domain-containing protein, with the protein MLHENPDWFAPFEAAFRAEGVPFQEVLLTDGSIDLDAEPAAGVYWSRLSASSHTRGHVHAKEFTRSVVAWLEGWGRRVVGGSHVVELEVSKVRQHALLRRNGIDVPHTIAVFGVDDLVPRARELPVPFITKHNQGGKGLGVRRFDSHEDFEAHVASPEFEEPVDGVTLLQEFLRTTEPFVTRAEFVGGRFVYAVRVDTSAGSFELCPADACEVPAAGAAAEPFALRPEVTADTPVVRRCAAMLRAAGLEIAGVEFAETADGRTVVYDVNTNTNYNPAVEAVAPESAPRAIARHLGELLRAEQVRRPATGVTAG; encoded by the coding sequence GTGCTGCACGAGAACCCCGACTGGTTCGCACCGTTCGAGGCGGCGTTCCGGGCCGAGGGCGTCCCGTTCCAGGAGGTGCTGCTCACGGACGGGTCGATCGACCTCGACGCCGAACCAGCGGCCGGGGTGTACTGGTCGCGCCTGAGCGCGTCGTCGCACACGCGCGGGCACGTGCACGCGAAGGAGTTCACGCGGTCCGTCGTGGCGTGGCTCGAGGGCTGGGGCCGTCGCGTGGTGGGCGGATCGCACGTCGTCGAGCTCGAGGTGAGCAAGGTGCGTCAGCACGCCTTGCTGCGGCGCAACGGGATCGACGTCCCGCACACGATCGCGGTGTTCGGGGTCGACGACCTGGTGCCCCGTGCGCGGGAACTACCCGTCCCGTTCATCACCAAGCACAACCAGGGCGGCAAGGGGCTGGGGGTGCGGCGGTTCGACTCCCACGAGGACTTCGAGGCGCACGTGGCCTCGCCGGAGTTCGAGGAACCCGTCGACGGCGTCACGCTGCTGCAGGAGTTCCTGCGGACCACCGAGCCGTTCGTCACGCGTGCCGAGTTCGTCGGCGGCCGGTTCGTCTACGCGGTCCGCGTCGACACCTCGGCCGGCAGCTTCGAGCTGTGCCCGGCCGACGCCTGCGAGGTCCCGGCTGCGGGTGCAGCGGCCGAACCGTTCGCCCTGCGGCCCGAGGTGACCGCCGACACCCCGGTGGTCCGCCGGTGCGCGGCGATGCTGCGCGCGGCGGGGCTGGAGATCGCCGGGGTCGAGTTCGCCGAGACGGCCGACGGCCGCACCGTGGTCTACGACGTCAACACCAACACGAACTACAACCCCGCCGTTGAGGCCGTCGCCCCCGAGTCCGCCCCCCGGGCGATCGCCCGTCACCTCGGCGAGCTGCTGCGCGCCGAGCAGGTCCGTCGTCCGGCCACCGGGGTCACCGCCGGGTGA
- a CDS encoding NtaA/DmoA family FMN-dependent monooxygenase (This protein belongs to a clade of FMN-dependent monooxygenases, within a broader family of flavin-dependent oxidoreductases, the luciferase-like monooxygenase (LMM) family, some of whose members use coenzyme F420 rather than FMN.) has product MTTPSRDDLRFPDAVVHFGVFFQGVNHSTIWSDPRSGSQIAHSTFVQLVRTAERGLFDAFFLGEGLRLREQRGKIHDLDVVGRPDALTELATLAGLTTHIGLVATQNTTYNDPADLARRLASLDVLSGGRAAWNVVTTDNAWTGENFRRGGYLDHADRYERAARFVRTAQRVWDSWDGRRFTPVDVQDAFFDVEFTPTVPRSPQQHPVLFQAGDSPAGRDFATRTADVVFSRHGTDHADALEFADDIRRRTVAAGRPEGDVLVLPGTQIVVADTEAEVEEKARWVLEQQVTPATALSLVGQVWGEDLSHLDPDGPLPAHDPVITDIDGTRGAHRAGADARVLAQRWRAVAEEGGFSLRELVLHHSSERGFAGTASQLADELAHWVRSGASDGFNITPYLVPSGLDDIVDQLVPALQDRGAYPREYAGTTLREHLGLRAPLTRR; this is encoded by the coding sequence ATGACCACCCCGTCCCGCGACGACCTGCGCTTCCCCGACGCCGTCGTCCACTTCGGCGTGTTCTTCCAGGGCGTGAACCACAGCACGATCTGGTCCGACCCCCGCAGCGGCTCGCAGATCGCGCACTCCACGTTCGTCCAGCTGGTCCGCACCGCCGAACGCGGGCTCTTCGACGCGTTCTTCCTCGGGGAGGGCCTGCGGCTGCGCGAGCAACGGGGGAAGATCCACGACCTCGACGTCGTCGGCCGACCCGACGCCCTCACCGAGCTCGCGACCCTCGCCGGTCTGACGACGCACATCGGCCTGGTGGCGACGCAGAACACGACGTACAACGACCCCGCGGACCTGGCCCGGAGGCTCGCCTCGCTCGACGTCCTCTCCGGTGGACGGGCCGCGTGGAACGTGGTGACGACCGACAACGCCTGGACCGGTGAGAACTTCCGCCGCGGCGGGTACCTCGACCACGCCGACCGCTACGAGCGCGCCGCGCGCTTCGTCCGCACCGCGCAACGGGTCTGGGACAGCTGGGACGGCCGGCGGTTCACCCCGGTCGACGTGCAGGACGCGTTCTTCGACGTGGAGTTCACCCCGACCGTCCCGCGGAGCCCGCAGCAGCACCCGGTCCTCTTCCAAGCGGGCGACTCACCGGCCGGACGCGACTTCGCGACGCGGACGGCGGACGTCGTCTTCTCCCGGCACGGCACGGACCACGCGGACGCCCTCGAGTTCGCCGACGACATCCGCCGGCGGACCGTCGCGGCCGGGCGCCCCGAGGGCGACGTCCTCGTGCTGCCCGGCACCCAGATCGTCGTGGCCGACACCGAGGCGGAGGTGGAGGAGAAGGCGCGCTGGGTCCTGGAGCAGCAGGTCACCCCGGCCACCGCCCTGTCCCTCGTGGGCCAGGTCTGGGGCGAGGACCTCTCGCACCTCGACCCGGACGGCCCGCTGCCCGCGCACGACCCCGTCATCACCGACATCGACGGCACCCGCGGCGCGCACCGGGCCGGGGCGGACGCCCGGGTCCTGGCGCAGCGGTGGCGGGCCGTGGCGGAGGAGGGCGGGTTCTCGCTGCGCGAACTGGTGCTCCACCACTCCTCCGAACGGGGCTTCGCCGGCACGGCCTCCCAGCTGGCCGACGAACTCGCGCACTGGGTGCGCTCGGGCGCCAGCGACGGCTTCAACATCACCCCCTACCTGGTGCCCAGCGGCCTGGACGACATCGTCGACCAGCTCGTGCCCGCGCTGCAGGACCGCGGCGCCTACCCGAGGGAGTACGCCGGGACGACGTTGCGCGAGCACCTCGGCCTGCGGGCTCCGCTCACCCGGCGGTGA
- a CDS encoding ABC transporter substrate-binding protein: MRRRTSLPTVLSAAALVPLLGVLTACSGSRSSADDAGAAPVRGGNLTFAISVDSGCIDPQQVGNNDALNIGRQLVDSLTVQDLDGRIQPWLAQRFEVSPDATTFTFHLRQGATFSDGSPVDATAVRANLDGIVALGAKAPLGSTYLQGYTGTQTPDAQTAVVTFSRPSAQFLQATSTMSLGLLSVPTTTADPATRCAGTTLVGSGPFVVGSYTKDATTVLDRRSGYDWAPTGAQHQGEAHLDSVTYRVVPEAGVRTGSLQSHQVDATTGIASQDLPQFDGNGFWTQRRANPGIPYNLFPNESRAPFDDVRVRQALSKAVDREQLASLLNPGDQAVRSALSASTPDAPDDSPVLARDLAGADRLLDEAGWTRGADGIREKAGRELTFTVLFWQPTSAVLELLQQQVREVGFDLQLKQGTTADTAAQQNSGDYDVLFYNLTRSDSDVLRTVFSTDTRNVNQRPRGAVDDLLAEQASTTDAAQRARLVEQASRSLVQDAHSIPLIELSTVIAASDDVHGLQFEGSSRLWFHDAWKQS; this comes from the coding sequence TTGCGCCGCCGCACCTCCCTGCCCACCGTCCTGTCCGCCGCCGCCCTCGTCCCGCTGCTCGGCGTGCTCACCGCGTGCAGCGGGAGCCGCAGCAGCGCCGACGACGCCGGCGCCGCCCCCGTCCGCGGAGGGAACCTCACGTTCGCCATCTCCGTCGACTCCGGGTGCATCGACCCGCAGCAGGTCGGGAACAACGACGCGCTGAACATCGGCCGCCAGCTCGTGGACTCCCTCACCGTCCAGGACCTCGACGGGCGGATCCAGCCGTGGCTCGCGCAGCGCTTCGAGGTCAGCCCGGACGCGACGACGTTCACGTTCCACCTGCGGCAGGGGGCGACGTTCTCCGACGGGTCGCCGGTGGACGCCACCGCGGTCCGGGCGAACCTCGACGGGATCGTCGCGCTCGGGGCCAAGGCCCCGCTCGGGTCCACGTACCTCCAGGGGTACACCGGGACGCAGACCCCCGACGCGCAGACGGCCGTCGTCACGTTCTCCCGGCCCAGTGCGCAGTTCCTGCAGGCCACCTCGACCATGAGCCTCGGGCTGCTGTCCGTCCCGACCACGACCGCCGATCCCGCGACCCGTTGCGCAGGGACGACGCTCGTGGGCTCCGGTCCCTTCGTCGTCGGCAGCTACACCAAGGACGCCACGACCGTCCTGGACCGGCGCAGCGGGTACGACTGGGCACCGACCGGGGCGCAGCACCAGGGCGAGGCCCACCTCGACTCGGTCACCTACCGCGTGGTCCCCGAGGCCGGCGTGCGCACCGGGTCCCTGCAGTCGCACCAGGTCGACGCCACGACCGGCATCGCGTCCCAGGATCTGCCGCAGTTCGACGGGAACGGCTTCTGGACGCAGCGGCGGGCCAACCCCGGGATCCCGTACAACCTGTTCCCCAACGAGTCGAGGGCACCGTTCGACGACGTCCGCGTCCGGCAGGCGCTGTCGAAGGCCGTCGACCGCGAGCAGTTGGCGAGCCTCCTCAACCCGGGGGACCAGGCCGTGCGGTCGGCCCTCTCGGCGTCCACCCCCGACGCCCCCGACGACTCCCCGGTGCTCGCCCGCGACCTGGCCGGCGCGGACCGCCTGCTCGACGAGGCCGGCTGGACCAGGGGTGCGGACGGGATCCGCGAGAAGGCCGGACGCGAGCTCACCTTCACCGTCTTGTTCTGGCAGCCCACGTCGGCCGTGCTGGAACTGCTGCAGCAGCAGGTCCGTGAGGTCGGTTTCGACCTGCAGCTGAAGCAGGGCACGACCGCCGACACGGCTGCGCAGCAGAACTCCGGCGACTACGACGTCCTGTTCTACAACCTCACCCGGTCCGACTCGGACGTCCTGCGCACCGTCTTCTCCACCGACACGCGCAACGTGAACCAGCGGCCCCGCGGTGCGGTCGACGACCTGCTCGCCGAGCAGGCGTCCACGACCGACGCCGCGCAGCGGGCGCGGTTGGTGGAACAGGCCTCACGCTCGCTCGTGCAGGACGCGCACTCGATCCCCCTCATCGAGCTCTCCACCGTCATCGCGGCGTCGGACGACGTCCACGGCCTGCAGTTCGAGGGCTCCTCCCGGCTCTGGTTCCACGACGCCTGGAAGCAGTCGTGA